The genomic stretch CTCGCTAAGCCTATGTACATTCCCCCTCACCACGACCTCTCCCAGGTgtgagccattgaggcactggggtaatgttgtgtGAACATTTAGGACATTGCTCATTATTCGGTTTATCAACCTATCAACCTAAATGTTAGTGAATTATTTTGGATGATTTTTTTTCCCCATCTGGTGATTTTCATAATACGGGTTTTCCAGAGACCAGACAGGGAGGGAAACACAGGTAGCTTAAGAAGCAATGATGATTGATCATTTACAGTTAATTTAAAATCAGCTCATGTTGTTTTGCAGATGGACTCCAAATACCAGCATGAAAGTATTCAGCTTTTCATAATGGGAGCCAAGACTTGTGGAGCTGCACCAGGAGAAGACCTGGCATCTGAGGGTATGGAGACAAAAAGTAAAGAGGATGGACAAAGTAGTCAAATGGATGAAGATGGTCTTCAAAAAGACTGCTCACCATCTGCGGCTCTCCCAGATCGAGATCTTACTGATTGGGAAGCGAGAAGATGTGGAGCCATGGCCGCTCGGCTGCTGCGTGATATCAAAATTAATTAGGGAATTTTTTTTGGATTACTGTAAGTTCCTCTTGTAACTGTTCAGGTGTTGCAACTAGAATCATCAGCTATCACTTGCGCCTTGTTTGTAATTGTAACTACACATCATGAGATTAGTGTTCTCAAATTGGCTATAGTATTCAAATCATAACATTTGGTCATGCCAAAGTTTATGCTTCCTGCATATTCCATTATCTGAAAGAGGTTATATTGAGTACCAATATAGTTTATTGTCAACCTAAGGAAAGTTTGTGCATTCCATTTCAAGACCTCGTTATGTTCCCCCTCATAATTTACATACTGATCACCACCGAACCTTCTACCATATACCTTAACTAAGATGCCGAAATCTACAAAAGATTTTCTCACCAATTTCAACCTGACTCGATTCCTACTCTAATTCTTGCTAATTATAATAAAACTGTTTCTAATTAGTAAAATCTACAAAATTTGAACTTAAGCATAAGCGTAAATTTAttccaattaaaaaaaaaattactcgtAGTAAACTCATGATGTTGACGGTTTGGTTGTTATTGAAGTTGAGATTAGAGAGAGGAAGTGAGATTGGAAGATGAACGAGGGAGCTGGGATTTAATTGAagaagagagagagggagaaggGTAGAGTTGGAAAAAGCTATGGAAATGTCGGTGGTGCAAAGTAATTTGTCGACGCCGTTTAGCAGTTGACTATTTTTAGTCCCTTCCGTTCCTTACAAATAAATAGACCAATATGAACAAGAGTCAACAGAGATGAATGTCTTAAATTTCAGAGGTACTCAAATTCACAACAAATGGCATTATTAGTGTCTAATTCAGAGTGACAACAATTCCTGCACCCTTTTATCCCTTGCTGATCATGTACTTTTTTGCATCCTATCAGTTATAGTTATGCATTCTAAGTTGCACAACCAGCTTCAACCAATATATCGTGCCTGTATAGAAACACGGACGGTTTACAATGACTGCATGTTGACTATTCAGAGGAGATGGGAACTCGCGAGAGCAGTAAGCAATGCACTCTGGTTTAAGCACGCAACGACATAGACAGCTGAAATAAGCAACAATCGCCTAGATTTGGGATCTCAGAAACTTGTGCTCAAATAAAGTAGGATATTGAATCAGATCTCTCAATTTGTTGAGGATTTTTGGTACGTTTCAACATTGAATCGTCCTTAGTCATTTTTGAATAAGGATCCAGATGAACTCCAAAAAATGAAATAAGAGGGTCCGCTCTCGCCTGGTCTATGACAAGCCTCAGGTGCCGAGTTTCTACTTCAGAAAATAGCAAGAGTCTTTTATATCCAATTGTAGTTCCATCTACCATTGTATGCCATTCGCCCTTGTCATTCAAACAATCTACATGAAAACTTATGATCCTCTGCCCTAGTTGAATAGGCTCTTGAAGTTGCAAAACATTGAATTTCACCTTTTTCTTGAGATCTACATGTAACATCCAGTCAGATTGCCCCTCTGCCGGGGCCCAGTAAGTGTAGATGGTTTCCTCAAGGACATTGGAAACATCAAACAGAGAATCTCCGCCTCCACGAGTACTGCTGGCAGTTATCATGGCACGCTCAGCCAGATTTTTGGAGAATATCGAACTAAGAAGTTCAGAAAATTCTAGAAGCACTTGTATGTCTTCTGGTGATATTAGGCCAGAAGAGTTCGGAGGCACGTTCAAAAGTAATAGACAGTTCCGACCCACCGACTTATAGTAGATGTCGAGAAGTGTGTGAGCAGACTTTGGTGCTTCTGATGGATGCCAGAACCAACCCGGTCTAATCGAGACATCACATTCAGCAGGTACCCATTCTTGCCCGAGTTCATCTCCTTCGCGTGCATACCTTTCAAGTTCAACATATTAGAcacattttagcatttggttaATACTTCATTGACGAAGAAAGATACAAGAAGGAGAGCAGGAGctcaatctaatatggtaaatgaGGGCAACGTAGTGTAACAAGAACAATAGGGGATGGGACTACAATTGGATACAAAGAGGCCGTTTCAAGATGACTCATAGTGAAAAAGTATGTCGAGAAATGTATTAAATGACTGTCACTTCATAATAAAAAGACGAACAATCTCTTTAATGATCCATTTTGCTTTATTCTATCTTAGTGATGGCATCCAAATAAATAGGGAGTCTTTAGCTCTACTAGAAATGAA from Silene latifolia isolate original U9 population chromosome 2, ASM4854445v1, whole genome shotgun sequence encodes the following:
- the LOC141642770 gene encoding putative alpha-L-fucosidase 1 isoform X2, with amino-acid sequence MLNNRKQRDLQVALTYTIIILTLTTIVSVSVSVQHPTAAPLPVLPIPTARHLQWHQSELAMFLHFGTNTFTDSEWGDGAAPPSTFSPDSLDARQWATVALSAGFRRLLLTAKHHDGFCLWPSNYTDYSVKASPWRGGSGDVVRDLAIAVKELRLELGLYLSPWDRHQDCYGQTLEYNQFYLAQMTELLTRYAREGDELGQEWVPAECDVSIRPGWFWHPSEAPKSAHTLLDIYYKSVGRNCLLLLNVPPNSSGLISPEDIQVLLEFSELLSSIFSKNLAERAMITASSTRGGGDSLFDVSNVLEETIYTYWAPAEGQSDWMLHVDLKKKVKFNVLQLQEPIQLGQRIISFHVDCLNDKGEWHTMVDGTTIGYKRLLLFSEVETRHLRLVIDQARADPLISFFGVHLDPYSKMTKDDSMLKRTKNPQQIERSDSISYFI